In Candidatus Nitrospira nitrosa, the genomic stretch ACGACGAACGCGTTAAGAATCATGGAACTGGAAGGGTTGCCTATTTCCCAAGCCCCTCATAATCGGGCACAATAGCCCACACGAATGACCACCGCAGCCGGTCCAGACCAACAACCTGTTTCCCGCTCCCTGCGTAGCCTCCTGATTGTTCAGTTCGACGAAATCTTCAAGCGCACCAACAACCGCGAACATCTCATCGGCAGCCAAGCCCATATCACCGCCCTTTCGAAGGGAGAAGGATTCGACCTGGTCAGCACGCATGATTTGGAGTTAGCCAACCGAGAACAGGTCTTCCCACGACTACGGAACGCCCATTTCCAAGAACCGGTGTCGGACGGGGCTCTCACGTTCGACTACCAGCTGAGGCCAGGCCCCTGTCCAACGACAAATGCCCTGAGAATTATGGAACTGGACGGCTTGCCTATTTCCCCAAGCCATCACAATCAGGCACAATAGCCCACACGAATGACCACCGCGGCCGGTCCAGACCAACAACCTGTTTCCCGCTCCCTGCATGGCCTCCTGACTGCACAGTTCTGCGGAGCCTTCAACGACAATGCCTGGAAACTGATGGTGGCCTTGCTCGCCATCCGGCAGGCGACCGCCGGGATGGCTCCAGGACCTGAGCTGGAAACCGTCGCGCAAA encodes the following:
- a CDS encoding P-loop NTPase family protein, with the translated sequence MTTAAGPDQQPVSRSLRSLLIVQFDEIFKRTNNREHLIGSQAHITALSKGEGFDLVSTHDLELANREQVFPRLRNAHFQEPVSDGALTFDYQLRPGPCPTTNALRIMELDGLPISPSHHNQAQ